The Candidatus Omnitrophota bacterium genome segment GCGCCTGGAATCCAAGCATTTTGGGTAATTTCTTCGAAATACCGGCGTCTTTATATTCTCTGTAACCTTTCCAATAAGCGGTTATATTACCCGCGTTGCCGACCGGTATAGCGTGAAAATCCGGAGCGTCGCCCAAACAATCGCATATCTCAAACGCGCCGCTCTTTTGCCCTTCTATCCTGTAAGGGTTTATAGAATTCACAAGAGTAATCGGATATTTAGCCGTAATATCACGTACCAAATTTAACGCATCATCAAAATTTCCTTTAATAGCCAGCACCTTCGCGCCATGTATAAGCGCCTGCGATAATTTCCCTAAAGCGATCGCGCCTTCGGGGATCAGGACGATACATCTGATTCCCGCCCTGGCAGAATAGGCCGCCGCTGAGGCGGAAGTATTGCCGGTAGAAGCGCACATGACGGCTTTTGAGCCCTCTTCCATCGCTTTTGAAATGGCCATACACATACCGCGGTCCTTGAACGAGCCCGTCGGATTAAGGCCTTCGTATTTTAGGTGGACTTCCGCTCCTTCGCCGATAAGAGCGCTGATGTGAGATGCGTAAATAAGCGGCGTATTGCCTTCGTTCAAGCTTATTACCGGAGTCTTCGCGGATACCGGAAGAAATTTCCTATACTCTTCGATCACGCCTTTCCACATATTATCCCTCTATTCTCACTCTGACAGTTTTTTTCTTTATCGCGCTTAGGGCGTCTATCTCTTTGAGCGCTCTTGCCATATCGCGCTCAAGCGCCTCGTGAGTAATCATTACTATAGGCACAACCTTTGAGGCCATCCTGGCCTTCTGTGTAACGGTCGCTATGCTTATATTATTTTTACCCAATATGCCGGATATCCTCGCAAGCACGCCGGGCTTGTCTATCGCTGAGAATCTTACATAATATCTGGTCCTGACATCATATATCTTTTTTATACCTTCCACATCTTTTTTAAAACTTATCGGCGTGGCTATCTTACCGCAGCACGAAACCTGCTGGGCAATGTTTACAATATCGCCGACAACGGCGCTTGAGGTGGGTTTCGCGCCGGCGCCCTCGCCGTAGAATAGGTTTTCTCCGATGAGATCACCTTTCACGAATATAGCGTTATAAACACCGTTAACAGTCGCCAGCATATGTGATTTTGGTATCAGCGTCGGATGAACGCGTAATTCTAAAGCCGGGCCGGCCCTTTTGGCTATAGCCAACAGCTTAACCGCGTATCCAAATTCTTTGGCGTATCTGATATCACATGGCTCGATATCTGAAATCCCTTCAGTGTATATATCGCCCGGCTTTGCGGGAATACCAAACCCGAGCAGCGCAAGAATGGCGAGCTTGTGGTTTGAATCCATCCCGCTTATATCAAGATACGGATCTTTCTCCGCATAACCTTTTTGCTGCGCTATAGAGAGAGCATCCTTAAATTTTAATCCGTCTTCATCCATCTTTGAAAGAATGAAGTTACTCGTTCCGTTTACTATGCCGTATATCATTTCAAATTTATTCGCGATAAATCCGTCTTTTAAGGACTTTATGATGGGGATACCTCCGCCCACACTTGCCTCGAAGCCGACAGTAAGCCCAAGCGTATTAGCCAGGCTGAATATTTCATATCCGCTGTCAGCAAGTAACGCTTTATTGGCACTGACCACGCATTTACCACGCCTCAAGGATTCGAGTATTATATCTTTGGCCGGCCTTAATCCGCCCATAAGCTCGATGACAACATGAATACTGGGATCGTAAAGGACTTTTCCTAAAGATTTTGTAAGCACCGACTTTTTTACCTTTACGGGACGTTTGGATTTAATATCCTTGTCGCATATCCTGACTATGCGGATATCGACGCCGCCCTTGTCTTTCAATAGCTTGCTTCTCGACTGCAGCGCGCTTACCACGCCCGCGCCAATCTTGCCGAATCCTATTAATCCTACATTTATTTTTTTCATGCATTTCCCTCTATACGCTATATACTAAAATATGGTCGGGACGGGCGGATTTGAACCGCCGACCCCTTGCACCCCAAGCAAGTGCTCTAGCCGGGCTGAGCCACGTCCCGCCAAATAAGTTTAGCCTATATACTACAATAGACAGATATTATATCAAATTAGGCTATATATGCAAATAAAAAGCCCTGCCTAAGCCGAAACGGGCCTGGGCAGGTCGAAAAATGGCGTATCTAAAATCTATGCTTCTACTTTTGGAGGACGTGTCATAAGATCATACACGGCCTTCTTTGGGTCTTTGTCTTCGTAAATGACCTTGTATATTTCGGAGGTTATCGGCATATCTATATTATATTTTTTTGCGAGGTCATACGCGGACTGTGTTGTGGCAACTCCTTCTACCACCATCTCGCTCTCTTTTAATACATCGCTTGGCGTCTTCCCCTTGCCTATCGCTTCCCCAAAATGCCTGTTCCTGGAATGCGTGCTTATACATGTAGTGGCAAGGTCTCCCAATCCGCTCAAACCGTAGAATGTCTCTTTCTTGGCGCCCATCGCAACGCCGAGGCGCACCATCTCCACCAGGCCCCTGGTAAGAAGCGCTGCCTTCGCGTTCGTTCCAAAACCGAGCCCGTCCGAGATACCCGCGGCAATAGCCACGACATTCTTCAGCGATCCGCCAAGCTCCGCACCAAGCACATCTGTGGAAGCGTATACCCTGAAAGTATCTGTCATAAATACATCCTGGACTTGCTTGGCTAACTCGATATCACTCGCGGATGAGACTATTGTCGTAGGAACTTTTAGCGCGACCTCGTGAGCTATCGTTGGACCGGAGAGCACAGCTAAGGGTATTTTCCCCAGCACTTCATAAATAACATCGGACATGCATTTCAAAGTTTTATTCTCTATACCTTTAGCGACACTGACAAATATCTTCCCTGACATTTTACAGGCACTTAGCCTTGTTAATACTCCTCTCGTATATTGTGAAGGTACTGCCAGCACCACAAGATCATTCCCATCCATAGCCACATCGAGCGAGGACGTTATCTGGACTTGGTTCGGAATGCGTATGCCCGGCAAAAACTTTGTATTAACCCTTTTCGATTTGAGTAAATTTGCGTAATCGGCGAATGCGCTCCAAAGAGTTACTTCATATCCTTTTTCCGATAATAGTATCGCGAGCGTCGTGCCCCATCCGCCGTCACCTATAACAGATATATTTTTTATTTTGCTCATTCTTCCTCCACAGAACCACTCTTTACCCAGCCAAGTTTACCGTCGATACGCTTTATCCTTCTCCAACCGTTCCGCGTTTTCAATACAAGTACCTCCTGCCCCTCCCGGAGGGTAAAATACGTCGTCGACTTATCTATCGGTTCGTATTTAC includes the following:
- a CDS encoding NAD(P)H-dependent glycerol-3-phosphate dehydrogenase, which produces MSKIKNISVIGDGGWGTTLAILLSEKGYEVTLWSAFADYANLLKSKRVNTKFLPGIRIPNQVQITSSLDVAMDGNDLVVLAVPSQYTRGVLTRLSACKMSGKIFVSVAKGIENKTLKCMSDVIYEVLGKIPLAVLSGPTIAHEVALKVPTTIVSSASDIELAKQVQDVFMTDTFRVYASTDVLGAELGGSLKNVVAIAAGISDGLGFGTNAKAALLTRGLVEMVRLGVAMGAKKETFYGLSGLGDLATTCISTHSRNRHFGEAIGKGKTPSDVLKESEMVVEGVATTQSAYDLAKKYNIDMPITSEIYKVIYEDKDPKKAVYDLMTRPPKVEA
- a CDS encoding homoserine dehydrogenase, whose amino-acid sequence is MKKINVGLIGFGKIGAGVVSALQSRSKLLKDKGGVDIRIVRICDKDIKSKRPVKVKKSVLTKSLGKVLYDPSIHVVIELMGGLRPAKDIILESLRRGKCVVSANKALLADSGYEIFSLANTLGLTVGFEASVGGGIPIIKSLKDGFIANKFEMIYGIVNGTSNFILSKMDEDGLKFKDALSIAQQKGYAEKDPYLDISGMDSNHKLAILALLGFGIPAKPGDIYTEGISDIEPCDIRYAKEFGYAVKLLAIAKRAGPALELRVHPTLIPKSHMLATVNGVYNAIFVKGDLIGENLFYGEGAGAKPTSSAVVGDIVNIAQQVSCCGKIATPISFKKDVEGIKKIYDVRTRYYVRFSAIDKPGVLARISGILGKNNISIATVTQKARMASKVVPIVMITHEALERDMARALKEIDALSAIKKKTVRVRIEG
- the thrC gene encoding threonine synthase, which gives rise to MWKGVIEEYRKFLPVSAKTPVISLNEGNTPLIYASHISALIGEGAEVHLKYEGLNPTGSFKDRGMCMAISKAMEEGSKAVMCASTGNTSASAAAYSARAGIRCIVLIPEGAIALGKLSQALIHGAKVLAIKGNFDDALNLVRDITAKYPITLVNSINPYRIEGQKSGAFEICDCLGDAPDFHAIPVGNAGNITAYWKGYREYKDAGISKKLPKMLGFQAHGAAPIVLGHPVKDPKTIATAIRIGNPASWKQAEAARDASGGLIDSVTDDEILAAYKLLAEKEGVFAEPASAASVAGILKLAKKEYFKGAGKIKIVCVLTGHGLKDPDRAIASVEKPKVLEPKLDKILKEIEG